Proteins encoded in a region of the Dreissena polymorpha isolate Duluth1 chromosome 6, UMN_Dpol_1.0, whole genome shotgun sequence genome:
- the LOC127836179 gene encoding integral membrane protein GPR180-like isoform X1 yields MTPFSIIVPLFLIEILSLRLVCPKTIKGTVNSYQARQEKGLYLSSFCFHGDGALLYTFNTTVRTSAHFYMFLKEDWENILPDTDCVSRFQQARSVYEVTSSFGNQTVTNFATPRVWYIVFADAHTCQEYPLSDLDDDKLNYLYYDIQLLNPDALGNAKEHFSDEETGLLRFYQLLALAYFVLGCICVPRLVEPFSSGGPMQLVIQLLSVSTGLQAVGAFIMMMHLRKYSRDGIGSPMFEMLSEFFDVLSQFAMLYMLLSLSLGWTLGTTQRHNTHLKMIRKKPAAKVVAILAVIQGSLFLWEQYQDQTHRLYHAHRTLAGSALLVLRIVLAGLFGWNLYTTVSSERSIMKREFYVSFTKSCMLWFLSYPVIVIVAGLFSEYLRYKIITMSVVLCQSLAVVLLYRLFLSRSLYWEVSALSSTLPLRMDKTMSLKIYS; encoded by the exons atgacACCGTTTTCGATCATTGTTCCACTGTTTTTAATTGAGATACTTTCACTTCGTCTTGTTTGTCCAAAAACCATCAAAGGAACTGTGAACAGTTACCAAGCCAGGCAAGAAAAGGGCCTCTACCTATCCTCGTTTTGTTTTCATG GAGATGGGGCTCTGCTGTACACTTTCAACACCACTGTACGAACCTCTGCACACTTTTACATGTTTCTGAAGGAGGATTGGGAAAACATTCTTCCAGACACAGACTGTGTATCACGGTTTCAACAAGCTAGATCAGTCT ATGAGGTTACATCTTCTTTCGGCAATCAAACTGTCACAAACTTTGCCACTCCTCGGGTGTGGTATATAGTGTTTGCAGACGCACACACCTGCCAGGAGTACCCACTCTCCGACCTGGATGATGATAAACTGAACTACCTGTACTATGACATACAGCTGCTCAACCCTGATGCCTTGGGAAATGCCAAAGAACATTTTAGCGATGAGGAAACAG GTTTGTTGAGGTTCTACCAGCTTCTGGCTCTGGCCTACTTTGTCCTGGGCTGTATCTGCGTGCCCCGTCTCGTTGAACCTTTCAGTAGCGGGGGACCCATGCAGCTTGTGATCCAGCTGCTCAGTGTCAGTACAGGGCTACAGGCGGTCGGCGCCTTCATCATGATGATGCACCTGAGAAA ATATTCCAGGGATGGAATTGGATCACCAATGTTTGAAATGCTCTCCGAAT TTTTTGATGTGCTCTCCCAGTTTGCCATGCTGTACATGTTGCTGAGTTTGAGCCTGGGCTGGACCCTGGGGACCACACAGCGCCACAATACACACCTGAAAATGATACGCAAGAAACCGGCTGCAAAGGTGGTCGCAATATTGGCTGTAATCCAG GGCAGCCTGTTTCTATGGGAGCAGTACCAGGACCAGACTCACAGATTATACCACGCCCACCGGACACTTGCAGGCTCTGCCCTCCTGGTTCTACGTATAGTGCTAGCGGGGTTGTTTGGGTGGAACCTTTACACCACAGTGTCCAGCGAGCGTAGTATTATGAAAAGAGAGTTTTATGTATCATTTACAAAG AGCTGCATGCTGTGGTTCCTGTCATACCCAGTGATTGTGATTGTGGCCGGGCTCTTCTCAGAATATCTTAGATACAAA ATAATTACAATGTCTGTGGTGTTATGCCAGTCCTTAGCAGTGGTGCTCCTATACCGGCTGTTCTTGTCTCGCAGTCTCTACTGGGAGGTGTCCGCTCTCTCCAGCACGCTGCCTCTGAGAATGGACAAGACCATGAGCCTTAAAATATACTCCTGA
- the LOC127836179 gene encoding integral membrane protein GPR180-like isoform X2, with protein MFLKEDWENILPDTDCVSRFQQARSVYEVTSSFGNQTVTNFATPRVWYIVFADAHTCQEYPLSDLDDDKLNYLYYDIQLLNPDALGNAKEHFSDEETGLLRFYQLLALAYFVLGCICVPRLVEPFSSGGPMQLVIQLLSVSTGLQAVGAFIMMMHLRKYSRDGIGSPMFEMLSEFFDVLSQFAMLYMLLSLSLGWTLGTTQRHNTHLKMIRKKPAAKVVAILAVIQGSLFLWEQYQDQTHRLYHAHRTLAGSALLVLRIVLAGLFGWNLYTTVSSERSIMKREFYVSFTKSCMLWFLSYPVIVIVAGLFSEYLRYKIITMSVVLCQSLAVVLLYRLFLSRSLYWEVSALSSTLPLRMDKTMSLKIYS; from the exons ATGTTTCTGAAGGAGGATTGGGAAAACATTCTTCCAGACACAGACTGTGTATCACGGTTTCAACAAGCTAGATCAGTCT ATGAGGTTACATCTTCTTTCGGCAATCAAACTGTCACAAACTTTGCCACTCCTCGGGTGTGGTATATAGTGTTTGCAGACGCACACACCTGCCAGGAGTACCCACTCTCCGACCTGGATGATGATAAACTGAACTACCTGTACTATGACATACAGCTGCTCAACCCTGATGCCTTGGGAAATGCCAAAGAACATTTTAGCGATGAGGAAACAG GTTTGTTGAGGTTCTACCAGCTTCTGGCTCTGGCCTACTTTGTCCTGGGCTGTATCTGCGTGCCCCGTCTCGTTGAACCTTTCAGTAGCGGGGGACCCATGCAGCTTGTGATCCAGCTGCTCAGTGTCAGTACAGGGCTACAGGCGGTCGGCGCCTTCATCATGATGATGCACCTGAGAAA ATATTCCAGGGATGGAATTGGATCACCAATGTTTGAAATGCTCTCCGAAT TTTTTGATGTGCTCTCCCAGTTTGCCATGCTGTACATGTTGCTGAGTTTGAGCCTGGGCTGGACCCTGGGGACCACACAGCGCCACAATACACACCTGAAAATGATACGCAAGAAACCGGCTGCAAAGGTGGTCGCAATATTGGCTGTAATCCAG GGCAGCCTGTTTCTATGGGAGCAGTACCAGGACCAGACTCACAGATTATACCACGCCCACCGGACACTTGCAGGCTCTGCCCTCCTGGTTCTACGTATAGTGCTAGCGGGGTTGTTTGGGTGGAACCTTTACACCACAGTGTCCAGCGAGCGTAGTATTATGAAAAGAGAGTTTTATGTATCATTTACAAAG AGCTGCATGCTGTGGTTCCTGTCATACCCAGTGATTGTGATTGTGGCCGGGCTCTTCTCAGAATATCTTAGATACAAA ATAATTACAATGTCTGTGGTGTTATGCCAGTCCTTAGCAGTGGTGCTCCTATACCGGCTGTTCTTGTCTCGCAGTCTCTACTGGGAGGTGTCCGCTCTCTCCAGCACGCTGCCTCTGAGAATGGACAAGACCATGAGCCTTAAAATATACTCCTGA